In Zingiber officinale cultivar Zhangliang chromosome 1A, Zo_v1.1, whole genome shotgun sequence, the DNA window CTTCGCTGTCAGGATGCGGCAGCACGATGCCCGGTGCGGCGAAGAGGCTGACGCCTTCCCCTTCTTTACCGAGCCTAAAGCCAGCCCCAGCTCTAGCTctgcctccgcctccgcctccgcctccgcctcgtCACCCCACTCTTCATCcatcacctcctcctcctccctctcCCCCACCGACCCACCACCCACATCCTCCACCTCCAAATCATCCGCCTCCCTAGCCACCGCCTTCGACACGGAAGACACCGACTCCGGCGACGCCACGCCTCTGTCGAATCCGCAAACCCTGGCCATCCGTTCCCCTCAGCTGCTCAAAGCGAGCTGCATCCGCTACAGGGCGCTGACGGGACTCCTTTTATGCAATGAGCACGAGCTCTGGCCATAACAACACACCATGTAGTGAAAACGATACCCACCAATCTACTCATTCTTCTATCGGGACCAGGCTGGGTCCCGCAGCATCAAAGCGTCGAAAACGCCAGGTGCCCGTGGGGGTGCGCGTGGGGTAGAGCGGCGCTGGGCCCGATCGTAAGATCACCTGTATGGACTAAGAACACCGAACAGCATTTAAACGCCCCATCCGGACGCGTGACACCATCATTCCGGCCGTCAGTCGGACATCATCAGTGGGGCGTGAGTCTCCAGCACCTCGGCCTTGAGAGAGAAACATCATCGTGTTCTCTGACTGCTTCTCGACATGGAACGACACTGTCTTTTTCCGGTAGGCATGATAGCCACTCGCAGCAAAAGGCGCAGTGCATCTGAAGCGATGCTGCCTCCCCCTTCCCCTCTCCTCCACCCTCCTCTTCTGCAACTACAATAATTAATTACTACGGGAAAAAAATATGATTATTTTTTTCGgttaaagaaaacaaaaatctTGAGTTGGGCACAAGGATTATTATAAATCATGCACGGCGGTGGAATGGAATAAAGGGGGCGGGGCGATGAGGTGGGGTTTAGTTTTGCCGTTGGTTTGGACGAAGGGAGAGACGGCGAGCGGTGGTTGGGTTGCAgctgtttcttgtactatatttAATTCTAAGGGGGGAGACAAGGATTGTGGAAATCAAAGATGCTGTCTGGTTAGTGGAGGGTAGAGGGGAAAAGGAAACATGCTTTGGGAGTTTATTATCATCACCACTTAAATTGCTATAGTCTAAACAAAATGAATAGAATATACCCATCAAATGCAATTCCATGAATATCATAGATTCCCCACGCTAATTCAATGAGCAAATGTTAAGCTAAATGGTCCAAAGAAGCATAGAATACTATGTTAAAGGGCAATCCAGTACACGAAGCTCCTACCAATATGGGATTCCAATgaaggatctattgtacgcaACATTACATTGCAAGAGATTGTTTACGCGAATCAAACCCATGGTCACACGAcaacaactttatcgttgcgccaaggctccccttcaagatAGAACACTAGGTTGTCAAAGAATATATTAGATGCACATCCAATTTACTAGTTCTTTATTAACACATTAATGCATGGAAAAATATGAAAGCCAATTACCAATTATTCTCTTGTTCATAGTAGCATATGCAAACAGTTTTAGCACCACTTCCGACAGCAAACTTGTTTTCTGAGATGTCAAAGATGAGTCAGAAAAGTAAGAAAACAAATACTAAGTTATACCTAAATATCAGAAAAATCACCAATCTGTCTTTTCAAACATAAGAACAAAAAGGCAACTGTTTTATATTGATTCAAGTCTACAATAAACAGTATATTTAAAACTTTaatatttaaacaaaaagtttgtTATCTCATAATAACTGTTTTAGGTTTGTCCACTTTCTCCACAGGATGACAAAACTATAACCTATATTACATTAAAAATAGACCCCAGAGCAAGCTTACATACATTCTAGGATAAATTATTCTCTACAGGTGTGTGCACCTCGCCTTCTCATACTATCTTTCTCCAGTTGATGTACCTAGTAGCTGCCTACTTTGGTGTGAAGAACACTAATTTGCTAGGAATCATTAGACATGTAGTTGATAAAATTCACACTATAAGTCTTTCACCAAAGATACCAAAATGACTTTGGAAATTGCAATGAGTAGCAATGATGGATTTTGTAGACGTCTAGAGGCCTAAGGTTAGAAATGGCAAGATTTATAAGTACACAAGGTATTAAGTGCTAAAAGTCACCATAGATCAAGAAATGCAACAACTTAATCTTCTGCATCAATAATGAAATTCAAGAAGCTGCACTAGAAATTATGTTATACTGATGGTaacatttttcaatcttgtgttTCAAATAGGTCCAGTTgtcaaaataaataaacaaataaatttaaaacactATGAAGGCAACTAAATCACTTATCTCCACGTAGAAATGACCAACAAAACATTCATCATCAGTAATGGAAAAACTAAGAAAACATTGAAATATGCTATCTTATCCTAGTACCTTTTGGACTCCATTGGACACAAAGTGCAGCACGATTAAGCCTGAGAATGACAAGGGTGGGCACCCACTCTGATGCTTCTTGATTCCATACATATCTAAAATATGAAGCATAGAAAATAACAAAATCTAGATTATATTCTTATCTATCAtgcaaaaaaatataaaaaagtatTATAAAAATATACTTACGAGTTACGATCATGCGAAACAGTTACAATTTTGTTAGTTTTTATGCTCCAATCTATTCCAGATACAATttgatcatgctgtaaaaacaaggaCAGGGAAGCAAGGCTATGAACATTGGACTCAGACAACAAACACTTTACATTCAAAACATTAAATAGAGAAAATCATCAATAGTTACAATTTGGCCCATATCTGTCAATATTTCTCACAATTCATTGGTCTTCCATACCCTTTTTTTGCATCCTTGCTCAGTTTGGATGCAGTTTTAATATCATAAACAGTATCAAAGACATGTAACAAAAGACTTAAGCGAGGAGTTATAAAAGTACATTCAAAATGGCAATATAAACAAGGACTGGCAATATAAATACAGAGAAAATTCCATTCAGCCACCAGACTATTACTTTGTTTTTCAAAATGGCCCCTATAGTTCCAATATTGTTCTTTTACCCTTCACAATTTCATGAGGGTTGTCAATTTACCCCTCTGCAGTAACAATAGTGGAGCAGATGAATTCAGAAGGAAAAAATGCTAATGGCAAATTCATCCCACACTTGTTAATGACAGAAGGGTTAATTGACAATGATTATAAAAATGTGGGGGTAAGATAACAATAGTGAAAGTACAACGCATTCTAGAGAAATGAATTAAGCTTCTAAGTGCATATGTAAAAGATGTAAAACATTAACAAGCTATGTTTCTCCCAATTGTTTGGGTCAACTCCAAAATTATATGCATGAATAAGATCATGATTTCAGTTAATCAATTTTAAGCATCTTAAACCTTATAGAGTAAAACTCATTGCCTTTTCCATTTTAATAATTCAGTGACTACAAATGCACATTTAGTGCATATCTAAAAGATGTAAATCATCGACATCAACAAGCTAAATTTCTCCCAATTATCGAGGGTTGATTACACACATCTTATACCTCCATTGAGCTCTACATAAGACTATAAAACTCATAATTCTACAAATCAATTAAATCATTTTTTGTTGCATTAACTCTTTTCTCTTTGATTTACCACATATTCCTTCCACTCCAATTATCCAGCTCCTCTAATTATAGAATCTCTTGATCGCCATCAAACCATCTGAAAGATGTAAGTCAAATTACAATAACTGGAATGTGCTGAAATCCATTATCTCATGTAACTTGGCACCCTAATGAAGGTCTTATAACAGTCCAACCAAAAACTCGCAGTCAAAATCCACAACTATAAACAAAAGGAGAAGGGTTGCAAGAGTCCTAATAAGATGGTCAAATATATTAGGAAGTAGACAAAGACAAATACCTTTTGGAGAACATGTATCCTCTCCCACTTTTCGCCAAAGAATTTGTAGATATGCACCTCATGGTTATTGGGACAAAATGCAACCACTGTACATCGGAATGGTAAATTATGACTACTATAAAGCAAGTTGCTAAAAGAAATAAACCAAAGGCCATTGAGTATGGAATACAAAACTAATGCTAAGTTAAGGGAAATAATGGTGTAGGAGTTCACTTCTATCTGTATGTCCAATACTATCAACACTATCTATTGATTTACTTGGCCCACACCTATGTTCTACCTTCTCATTGGAAAATACAACATTGCACCACCATTTGAACATAGAAATACCTCCTATTTAATGAAAAATACAAAATTGATGAATAATCATTTACCTTAACTATCAGAATTAAGCATATGAATCTAATCATTAGAATTGTTAACTAATGAGGAGtaagtattgaaataaaaaattctcttttgTGGAAATTCGAGCCTATCAATGAAAAGAATACTGAACATGTTCGATATTGCATAAAATTTCTCACAAAATCGAACATCTACATTATAATCTATTGTAGTTTTATAACTAAGAAAACCAAATTTCCAAAGTGAAAAACATCTTGAAACATGTTTGACTTTTTTAACTgtataatttcaaaataaattaataaaaggcACACTTTGTTAATAAGGAAGTATTTACTAATTAATAAGTTAGTAATTAAATGGTCATTCTGAAGGGAAACATTATCCATATATAAAGAAGAGCCACACCAGCGTTTATAAATTTATCATCCAAAAGAAAACAATGGGACACATTTGCATgtatcttctatttctttttcattttgttGATTCTCTCTTTGGCATTGAAAGCCTTTATCATGCACTTCCATCAAAGTACTGATAGGCCTAAGGAGTAATAACAAAAGTATTCAAGGCCAATTTATCCAACTAAATCCATATGCTGGATTGAAAACTTCACTATGTAGCATCCCTGTCATCTAATTTTTAGTTTTTCTCACTGCTACTTTAATATTTAACTAATTTAACAAACTTCTCAATCAACATTGTCCAAGTGCACTAATATCCCAACATAATCAAgtcatttaaaattatatatcatgCAATTGATATATCATCATTGAATTGTATTTGTCCCAACTATTTGAGTCGACTACATTAATATTATCTTTCATTCAGAtgtatacaacaatcatcactaGTACCATCCAAATCAATTAAATAGTTTTTAATCCATCagcagaataaaaaaaaattaaaacaaccaGACACTCAGATTTCCATGAGTCCATGAGTGTATTAATTTGGTACTTGGGAAATGAATCTCACGTAAAGCGGTCTGAGGTTTTGTCCTGTTTACAACGTTGAATTGATTTTTTTGAACCATTATAGTCTCAAAAATGCTAAAGGTGCTcataaataataatgaaaaaaaacACATCAAGGAATGAACCAAATATTGCAAACAAAAAATGAACAATTTGAGATTTTCTCTTACTAAGCCAGTTATTTGGGGCTAAACATGATATCCATGAGAAACAACGAGGCATGCATATTCCATTTACTCTAAGAAGAAAAACAAAGTAGGCACATTAGCCTTTAGATGAGATAAAAAGAAACCGGCTTTTCATGCACCATGGTTGAAGCAAAAACACTAGGTGAAAAAGAAAAGCATTTCCACCAGGGAAATCGCGCGAGTCAATTGCTATCTCATCCCCTTAAGATGGAGACCCACAAGGCAAAAGACGCACCAATAAGATAATCGGGGTAGGTCAGCAATTAGCATCGATTCGCAAATTATCATAGAGGCAGCTGCCAAAAGGGAAGAATGACtaaccaaaagaaaactaatgCTATAGCAGACGCTCCCGTGATGGGAGGCTATTCCCGGATCTCCCGGAAGATGAAATCTAGAATGAAAGGAAATGAATGTATTCCTAAACGGAGCATGAATGAATAATTACTGGATCGATCAGGACTCCATGCGTGGCAGGTGATGCACTGCGCGAACTGATGTATCGCCACGACCGCCATGCCCTAAATCGTGTTTCCGCCCCACCTTTTCCCTCCAACTGCTAAATCTTTCCCTTTCTCCGTTCTCCGATTGAGAGAGTGAAAATTCAGAATGGATGGGTAGATCCAAATCTTTGAGTAACTCGTGCAAGAAGGAGAAGTGGGGGAAGTTCGAAAGCTATCTTCTCCTCTAATTGTGAAAAGCAAAAGTCAGACTTCAacatctaaaataaaattaacatttACTGGTATTCACCAAAATCACCCCACGTTATTACCCATATTGTATTTCAAAGATTGCCTTATTTGATTGGATGGTGGAGGTCGCGCGTAGGTAGGTGCAGCGTGCGGATATGTAAATGAACTTTTACATCCCGAACCGACGGTTCAGCCGAGTCCTTTTATTAGGATGGTTTGAATTGAAATCACAGTTCCATTTTTTCTACCTTGCGCGAATCCGACCATCGCCTTCCATTTGCGACGCGCAACCTCGCCCTGAGCAGAGAGCACGATTCCATCCCTCAATATCGTCGCCGCCACCGGATCTCCCCATCGAGGCTAGCAAAGCACGCCCTGTGACTTCCCCGGATTAGATTTGTCTGCGCCACCGGCCAAGGAGGGATTAGGGGAATCCCTACTTTTTTTTAACGTTAAATTATTCCGTCTAACCCTATGTTACCCGCGTCACTTAGGAGAGGAAGCACTGATTTAGGATTCCGTTGTTGGTCTTTGATGAGGCCTATGCAAGCATCCGTGGATTTACATTTCCCCGATCATACTCTTTTATTGCGGCATTTTTCTTCACAGCTCGTTAAAACTAATGGAAATCGGGCTTACCTTGTAGACACTCTGGCTTTGGtatgattttatatttatttagtgATTCTTAGTCTGTTTGCGCGgtaaatgtttgattttttttttttgtttcttttgttttgcaggttagaaGATTGGAGGCACAAGGGTTGCCAACTAAACAAGCAGAAGCTATCACTTCAACTATTACAGAAGTTTTGAATGATAGTTTAGAAAATGTGGCACAGTCTTTTATGTCAAAGTCTGAGATGGATAAGGTTTGTGACCTATTATTTAGATTTTTTACGGTTTATTATGACTTTGTTTGTAAAAActgataatttatttggtatatATATAGATTGAGATGGTTCAAGAATctaatttatcaaaattcaagTCTGAAATGAAGAGCACACAGGTAATATATTTAGATATGTTTGCTCCCAACGAATTGTTGAAACCATACTAGTTACTATTATTACATTAATATTAGTTGATTCATGGAGCATAACTGGTTATTAAGTAAATTTGGGCTAGTACTATTGACTGATAATGATTAGAGGTACATTCAGTGTTTTCATATGTAATTTTGTTGGTTGGCATGGGTAGGGTAGATCACAAGTTAGCGTGTTGGCATAAATTAGTTTCCTTTTTGTTGATAAAAAAGATTTTAGTCTGGTACTGCAACTATATGTCATTGTAGTTATGTGTTTTTAGTTAAACGATCAAAATTGAAacttgcatgtttaatagttgAGGTAGACAATATTATCTGAGGCCAACTTAGCAGCCCATTGTGTTTGATTGACAAAGAAAATGTTTTTTTCCCTCAGTTTACTCCCTCTCCATGAATGTAAGTTTAGTTGGATGGGAGTGTAAGACCATTGGACACAAGAAAGAATTTAAGAGTATGTGTTCTTATGATTAACTAACCAATGTTTGTAATAATTTGCTTAAATCTAGCAAATCACAAAGTTCATTTCATCTACTCAATAGGAACTAAATACTATATGAAATCTATGTTTTTAAAACTGAATCAGATCAACTAGTTCAACAAGCAAGGAATCTAGTATATGGGTCATAAATATTGCTAGAGAATAGGAAATTGGTAGAATGTATAAATTATACATCTCATTATTTTCTGAGTTAATTATTCAACtagttgatttatttttttctaataaaCTCATGGGTTGAAAAACCAAGCCGTGTAGCTTGAAACAGGCAGTATTCATTGTTTGGGCATTGGTCAGTATCAGTACATACTGGTACCACGATCGCAAGGGTGCTACGAGGTGGTAGAGGATGCCACGACTTCGTGGCGACCCTCCCCGGGGAACACAGAGGGTGTCGCACCCCGCGTAAGCCCTTCGCTAGGGTGTGAAGGCCACCATGACCAATACGGGTCACGAAAGGGACTTTGTTGGTCGCAACGGGCCTATAAGCTTGTGGGTCGCAGTAAGGACACTCGCATGTtgacaaaaaaagaagaaaaaaaaataaattggaaCTTAGGCTAACAATTTCAATCAActcatatatatatgtatatatatatatatatatatgataatctAAATCGGCTTTATcaaagtctaataaaattatcccattaatttcatatattatttatttactaTATATAGACGCAATAATCTCAtattttccttttaaaaaaaataattttttttattttttttaaatttttaatatgtagatttatttttttatttttaattaatatatttatatttaaaaaatatcgaaaccATATTGGCACGATACAACGAACTATATCATTCGGTCATAAACCTAAACTTCGATACAGTTTGGGATTTTAAACCATGAATAAACTCATTTAATACATTGTAttatataaaagtaaaaaaatgatACCTCTTATTTGACATAAATAATGTTACCTAATAAAGGTACTAGCTTTCTATAAAGGAaatattcttgattgattgtcACAATAAATCTGGGATTGCATTGATTCAAGGTATAGGATAGTGGGGCACTTGAGTATAAGTGTTTGATTTCTCAAAAATTTAATTTCCTAATCAATATTAAGCGCACTATTAGCAATAGTTGTTGGTCCCGGTgcagccgacaagagggggtgaattgtctaaAATTACAAATACATCCTTCTCACAACTTTCGACTTTAACTAATAAACACCGGttagaaaaatagaaataaattgcatagaaatgaaaagaggCTATTTGATTTTAGGTTACaactggagaggttgttaatccaaaacaaaTAAAGTgtactaaaaatctccttttgccataggtagagaagcctcttataaacgttgaaagcacagaacaaTAAAAACAGAAAAGAATAATTCAAAGTACAAGTGTTGTTGTGAAATGAAGAAGGCTAGAACTCTATTTATAACCCGTTTGTCGAAACTAGCCGTTTGCTGACGTGGTATTTTCGGGCACCTGGACCCTCTCCAGGCATCCAACGAGGCAAACTTTATCTCCACGCAACGGCTTCGCAATAGCTTGGAGATCAAATTTTTCGATGTTTGAGTGCCTGGACCATGTCTGGGCGCGCAAACCGTTGCTGACGTGGACCCGAAGGTGATCCACAGCAATGACACTGTGACGAGGCACCTGTTAGGCACCTTGGTGGTCAGGGCGCCCGTACCATCTAGTTCAGGCTCCCTGACCAACTGGTATGGACAATCCAGGCACTTGGGCtaactggtctgggcgcccggatcagtCAGCCATGTGCTGACAGTCCGGCGTCTTCTCCAGTCGCTTAGGTGATCCTCCGGccttctagagttgagctcacacAAACCCAGTGTTCAAAATATcgccctaggcggccgcctaggcgttGTGTGGCGGCAGGCCGCGCCAGAAACCAGCCAGGTGGAAGACTTGGGCGGCTGGGCCGCCTAGGCGGTCCTCAATGGGCTTCGGCGGCCATCGCAGGCTTCGACGGGCTCGGCGGGCCTAGGTATTTTAGGTTTTTTAATACTAAATCGGATTTGTCGAGGTGCTTCGTCTTCTTTCATCACAGATTCTTCGTCTTCTCTCATCGCGGCGTGCTTCcggtaagtttttattttttgtttctattaatttattttattgtttcttCGTCGTTGCGTTAACTCTCCGGCAACGCtggacctaggttgacctttcgatcttctcattggcttgagaagatcgtagtttatggggtCATAACCGTGTCACATTTAATTAGGGTATATGTTGATGTATGCTATCATATGCCAtaaatgtatatgatgcatgtgtagctatcgtaattaggtcatttTCATATGCTTACCAAAGTTCGCTACTCACTACTATCTCGATCAttttttgccaaagcaaagtgtttatcttggtagagtgtgacaggacaattgtgatgttcgactattgaactttgggtgtgacttaactaagttacttcaattagattgagaacttagaggcataatCCATACGATGTAATttcaattatactagtcttgggcgattagccaaagttaactcaagatgagttatactATGGACTTCATAAGATGGGCAaccgaacaaatagtcttgttcacctaaagatacaaaagttacataggatgtaattggtaaacattgtctacctaagttctactaagtcttggacgattagccaaagctaattcaagatgaggtataatatggatcttgttcaATTGGTATACGTTGtctacctaatttatacaagtcttgggcgattagccaaagctaactcaaggtagatccgctaccttagcggccccctagtgctggccccacggatatggagggaggttcatacaggtacacaggtcataggcatatggcggggtaaaccccaggtcgtcagttcctgagaatacCATTACGCCAAAGAGACCATGCGCCCATCGTCTACGCTAAAGATGAGGTATAAAGTGGATCTTGTCTCATTTGAATGTCTTTACTTTtgggtttagagctagtagtgacttgctactaccaagctttagaattcagtgagagaattatttaattaaaggtctaattaaatgatctaaatatgatacttatttctacattttattgttgtagattacTATGTCGTCTAGTACGTCGAATACACTCTCACtagatctgtccttgataaggacaagctcaatgaagcTAACTTCCTAGATTGGTACCGAAACTTGAAAATAgtgctgatagggatgcttataagaagcatcatgataatgcattagatgtatcatgccttatgttCGCCAgcatcagaagcaacatgagaacatggatgcttatgatatagttgaatatcttagacaactatatcaaggacaagcaaggcatgagagatttgagatcttcaaggctctatttcaatgcagaatgcaagaagtcccgtagggccttatgtgctcaaaatgatcgggtatgtggagaatctacaaaggttgggatttccactaggcaAAGAATTGGCCATTGACTTAATTCTATAGTCGTTGCCcgagagctatagtcaatttgtcataaattataacatgaatgaaattgacaaacaattgtctgagatgttgagcatgttgagaactgctgaactcaaccttgagAAGGCAAAACCAAGTACTATTTTAATTGTGCAAAAGGACAAAGGCAAATAGAAGTCTAAAAATAAGGATAGGACACAAGCCAAAGGCAAGagcaagactcatgcattgaaatcCAAAGGTGGAGTTATTAAGGAAGGAACTTGCTTCTACTATGGTGAGACCGAACACCGGAAGAGGAATTGTAAGTTGCACCTAGAAGCTGAAAAGGAAGAAAAGTGAggcttctgcctcaggtatacatgttatagaagttaatctatctatttcttcttcatgggtattagatatcgagTGTGCATCTCATATTCGTACTAATGTGTAGaggttgagaaatagtagatcattAACAAAGGGTGCAGTGGACCTATAAGTATGTAATGGCACAAGAGTTGTTGCTGTagttgtaggaacatattccttatctttgcccactgggtttattttagaacttaaagagtgttgttatgtgtctgccttaactaagaatattatttttgtttcttgcttgaacaagaaaggtttttcattgtaataaaggacaaatgttgttctgtttatttcaatgaaatgttttattgtagtgcacatcttgtgaatggACTCCATGTTttagactttgacaacccaatctataacataaatactaacGGTTCGAGTTTaataatttgaaccaaacatatctctggcattgtcacgTCACATAAATAAGAGTCACATATCCCAACTTCATAAGGAtgaacttttggactcatttgattttgaatcat includes these proteins:
- the LOC122038391 gene encoding actin-related protein 2/3 complex subunit 1A-like, coding for MAVVAIHQFAQCITCHAWSPDRSMVAFCPNNHEVHIYKFFGEKWERIHVLQKHDQIVSGIDWSIKTNKIVTVSHDRNSYVWNQEASEWVPTLVILRLNRAALCVQWSPKENKFAVGSGAKTVCICYYEQENNW
- the LOC122038390 gene encoding protein FMP32, mitochondrial-like; amino-acid sequence: MLPASLRRGSTDLGFRCWSLMRPMQASVDLHFPDHTLLLRHFSSQLVKTNGNRAYLVDTLALVRRLEAQGLPTKQAEAITSTITEVLNDSLENVAQSFMSKSEMDKIEMVQESNLSKFKSEMKSTQEHHFALLQRETEKLRGDIENLRRELKYEVDKVTAGQRLDLNLERGRMRDELAKQAAENSDLTNKLDREIHALRAQLEAAKYDVIKYCIGTLVSISAVGLAMVRILM